CGACCTCACCGCCCCGTTCCTGTCGCCGACCGCCGTCCCTGAATCCTGATCCTGATGCCACCGAACCGCAAGAGGCGAGCACCAGCCATGGAACCCGCGGCAGGAGGCGCCGGCCAGCAGCGCCAGAACAAAGCTTCGGCGGGCAAGAAGGCCAAGAAAAgcgcctccggcggcggcggcggcggcggcgggagatGGCCGGCGGTGAAGCCCAAGAAGGATCTCCAGATCAATCGCCTCAAGGGCACCCACCTCCTCACCGTAAGCTACCCCTTTTGACCCAGCGTACCCTTACCCTATCGACTCATGCTTGCATCTGATTCCAACATCCTGTAGCTCGAACTGCGGTTGTGAAGAGGATAATTAGCAATTAGGATCGGTGCTGCATATAAGCAGACATGATTAGACGGATCTACCTTGATCTTAGCTGGTTAGAGAAGCATCAACTAGGTTGTCGTACGCCTGCATATTTGGAAAGTTATCTGTAAGGAAATGCTAATACTGGTAGACCATGATTAACCTCCTGCTAAGAATGCCTCTGAAAGGAGAAGGCACTCTGATGGCATGTTGTTTGATGAAAAAGGAACAACTGCTAAAGAGTTGCCAAATTGGCACGGCAATTTATTAGGTCTATGTTCATCTGATTGTGTCTCTTCTGAGAATTTGTCACACTTGAAATAGGTTCCTGACTTCTTCACTTCTGCGGAGGCGAAGGCTTTCATCAACATTGCTGAGTCTATGGGCTTCACGCACCAGGGCAGTTTGGGGCCGCTAAAGGGGGAGGCTTATAGAGACAATGACCGAATATCTGTGACAGATCCCTTGCTCGCTCAATCCATCTGGGAATCAGGGGTAAACAGAATTTTTACGGACATCAACGTCTCTGGCAAAGTAGCAACGGGATTGAATCCAAATATCAGGTTCTACAGGTATATACTGTTAGGAGTTGCGCAAAGATCTGCTGCTGGGCTTGTCATGCTGTTGGATAGCTTGAGTTGCTGATGGTATCAATTTGTGGTTTTTGTTGCTTACAGGTACACTGAAGGTCAGCGCTTTGGTAGGCATATAGATGAAAGTGTCGACCTTGGGGATGGTTCTAGAACATATTATACACTGTTAATATACCTTTCTGGCAAAGGAAGTGCAAAGGGTTCATCTGTACAAGCTCTTGTTGGAGGGGAGACTGTCTTTTATGACCAGCGAGGGGGAGTTGTTGCTGAGGTACTTCCTGGTTCCAAAATCTTCGTCTCTTTGATAAAATCACATCAATTTTGAAGAATTGTTTCATCCAAAGAAATTCTTTTAATGGAAAGCTTGTTCTGGTGATAAGGAAATGCAAATCATGTGTTTGGTTTGTCAGACACGCTAGAGCTCAGTCATTAGAAGGTTAAACTTGGACTAGTATGCACATGCTGCCATCCAATTTATTTGGCCACCTAGATGAGGAGAATTGTGACTAAGAGAAGTAAGAACGTAGTATATAATGCACATAACAGCTATGAGTCTTTCTTGCAGTTCTGAACTCCATATATATTATAGAAAAGCGGCATGCATAATCATGTGTTTTCCCTTGTAAATTTTTGTAAGGCACCTGATGTCAAAAAAATTGCATGACCATACCTTATCACTTATGAGCTCCCTTGATATACCGCCACTGTCAAACTGATCCTTATCTGAGGCTACCGCGTGATAGGTCGCACCAGTGCAAGGAATGGCTCTACTCCACCTACACGGCGCTAAATGTATGCTGCATGAGGCCCGCGTTGTGAAAAAGAATGCCAAGTATGTACTCCGTTCAGATGTTGTATTTTCTTAGCTGAAGAAGTACTTCGAGCTTAGTTTCAGATCAATCAGCTCTTTAGGGCACAATGGATCTGGGATCAACGGCCGATTTTCCCATTTTGCAATTTGTTATACAAGAGCCCTGTAACCGTTGCAATGTTGGAAGTTATCGTTTGACATCAGGATCGCGTTTTATTGTCTGTTGATGCATTTGCCGTCACTTGAAAGTGCAAATGAAGCTTCATTCTCTCGATAGCTGCGGACATTGGCTACACCTTTTAGCTGCAGTTTCGGTTCTTCGCCGGCGTTAGCTGTGGACGGCCTGAAGCCTAACAGGTCGCTTCTAGTTTTGGTACTACGCACAATCCAAGCAAAATACGAACAAAACTTTATTTTTGACATGTGATCTCTAGTAAGCAAAGTACAAACCAAACAAGCATTGGGAGCATTAGGccgaaaactgaaaaactttCGAGGCCTAGCGTCACGCAGGACGACATGAATTCCAGTTTGCAAAACGGAACCAAATAAGAGAGtttcagaaagaaaagaaaaaagcgGTTGGTCGCATACAGATTTTAGTATGAAAGGACTACCTGCTTAGCATTTAGCGGTGTTTGCCGCATACAGTTCTTAGTATTGAAACCGCAAACCAGATCTTTTTACATCACTGCTCTACTTTTCCCAGATTCCAGATAACTCTAGCAAAAATCTGTTTTTCTTAATCATGATTCCTCAGGGCGATACGTGGAGAGACTATTTATACACATAATATTGGTATATGCTAAGATCAAATGCGCAACATCGGAGTTAACGTTGCAGACTCCTCAACTAAAAGCCAAGACCTGTACTCCCAGGCACAGCATCAACATAACTTTGCTCCTGTCAGTGTCTATATGAACCATGACCTGTGAGAGTTCAAGTCTGCAAAATGAAGTATGCTGTCAGATAACACTGCTGCTGACGTGTTGCAATGCAACAGCTAGAACTCACGTATAACCAGTTCAAATGACAAAATGACAGTGGCCTATATTCATATTCAAAATGACAAATACTCGAGATTAATTAACACAGTTAAATGCAACCACAGGCATTGGGATGTTTTTGCGTAAAGGATGATGAAGGTGGAAGGATGAGAGCCCAACTACAGCACATAATAGGACCTTCTTCATGTGCAAAACTGTGCAACGAGAATACATCTAGATAGTAGCTCAGGAATTGCACATTACAAGAAAGTACATGCACAAATAAGATAAACACAATTTTTGCACAACAACAGTATAAGCTAGATTTCAAATATAACAGAATGCTCTTGCATAAGCAACTCAACAAATCACACAAAATGTGGGCACATATAGATGCAATTATCTTTAAGCATCCAATCcaaatttatttgagatcagATATACTTAAATCAGGGAGTATTGACCAATTTTGGACGTCCCGTTTCCTTGTCTATCTCCACCTTTAGACCTATGTTAGCAATCTCTGGAGTAATAACAGGTTCCTGCATCTCAAGTTCAGATACCTCCTTCTGATTTTCCACATTTCCTTCAAACAAATTCTTCACAGCTAGCAGACCCCACTCCCTCAAATACGGGCTTTCTTCATCAATGACACACTGCTGCAGCAGTAACACAATCCCATTTAGCTGCCTAATCTCAT
The nucleotide sequence above comes from Phragmites australis chromosome 4, lpPhrAust1.1, whole genome shotgun sequence. Encoded proteins:
- the LOC133917071 gene encoding uncharacterized protein LOC133917071, with protein sequence MPPNRKRRAPAMEPAAGGAGQQRQNKASAGKKAKKSASGGGGGGGGRWPAVKPKKDLQINRLKGTHLLTVPDFFTSAEAKAFINIAESMGFTHQGSLGPLKGEAYRDNDRISVTDPLLAQSIWESGVNRIFTDINVSGKVATGLNPNIRFYRYTEGQRFGRHIDESVDLGDGSRTYYTLLIYLSGKGSAKGSSVQALVGGETVFYDQRGGVVAEVAPVQGMALLHLHGAKCMLHEARVVKKNAKYVLRSDVVFS